A single genomic interval of Spinacia oleracea cultivar Varoflay chromosome 6, BTI_SOV_V1, whole genome shotgun sequence harbors:
- the LOC130463833 gene encoding uncharacterized protein isoform X2, with product MGFGVALVDITSYPVSKTFADLLGGLNPIKLEAPAAPAKPSECAPDNSKADRNRIIKFHIPEGLQTDAEIQDTCDDELQSAMKIYCRDLHVVSTFHKDRINQLKSRRQQLSDSPGYSDPVFLEIIDSIVAYAEDLKKENNSFNIADDARCDKAGGGSVEKSPSHVGTGEKGPIQKNIEGSENVAPKAADPEQEAMSIFSSIPIGSATE from the exons ATGGGTTTTGGGGTAGCTTTGGTTGATATAACCAGCTATCCCGTGTCTAAGACTTTTGCTGATTTGTTAGGGGGTCTTAACCCTATTAAACTCGAAGCTCCTGCTGCTCCTGCTAAACCTTCGGAATGTGCACCGGATAATTCCAAAGCTGATCGAAACAGGATTATTAAGTTCCATATTCCGGAAGGTCTTCAAACTGATGCTGAAATTCAAGATACCTGCGATGAT GAGTTGCAATCAGCAATGAAAATATATTGCCGTGATTTACATGTTGTGTCCACTTTTCATAAGGACCGTATAAATCAGTTAAAGAGTAGGCGACAACAATTGTCAGACAGTCCAGGATACAGTGATCCTGTGTTTTTGGAGATTATTGACTCAATTGTTGCATATGCTGAAGACttgaaaaaagaaaacaatTCTTTTAATATTGCTGATGATGCTCGTTGTGATAAGGCTGGTGGTGGTTCTGTTGAGAAGTCTCCTTCTCATGTTGGTACTGGTGAAAAGGGTCCAATTCAGAAGAATATTGAAGGTTCTGAAAATGTTGCTCCTAAGGCTGCAGATCCTGAACAAGAAGCTATGAGTATTTTTAGCAGTATTCCCATTGGTTCTGCTACAGAATAA
- the LOC130463833 gene encoding uncharacterized protein isoform X1, whose translation MRSKNANKPSDYHDANSQNTSGKPSEDVEASAKPSEDVPTSAKPSVDAAAGKHNDERKVGRGPKKSKVKLEYTEDGGEIVESDRGYKLSCRPEALINLLDAIKKKNDKLKAIREIDFGGLLSVRLHDINTRLVPWLLQNFNCVGHMLQFGENHNVQIYDYDVKETPRKRVEGDANHTIIQRWNEKYHKKRTVQAPTLSEFESYLIKTDESGYAF comes from the exons ATGAGGTCGAAAAATGCTAATAAACCATCTGATTATCATGATGCTAATTCGCAAAACACATCTGGGAAGCCGAGTGAAGATGTGGAAGCTAGTGCGAAGCCGAGTGAAGATGTTCCAACTAGTGCGAAGCCGAGTGTAGATGCTGCAGCTGGTAAACATAATGATGAGAGGAAAGTAGGAAGAGGGCCAAAGAAGTCCAAAGTAAAATTAGAATACACGGAAGATGGCGGGGAAATTGTAGAGTCGGATAG GGGTTACAAACTTAGTTGTAGACCGGAGGCTTTGATTAATCTTCTTGATGCTATAAAGAAGAAAAATGACAAATTGAAAGCTATAAGAGAAATTGATTTTGGTGGTTTGCTGAGTGTTCGACTTCATGACATCAACACTCGCCTTGTTCCATGGCTACTTCAGAATTTTAATTGTGTTGGTCATATGCTCCAGTTTGGAGAAAATCATAATGTTCAGATATATGACTATGATGTTAAGGAGACACCAAGAAAGCGGGTTGAAGGAGATGCCAACCATACAATTATTCAGAGATGGAATGAGAAGTACCACAAGAAACGAACTGTGCAGGCTCCCACCTTGTCGGAGTTCGAGTCTTATTTGATTAAAACAGATGAGTCTGGATACGCATTTTAA